One Microbacterium sp. zg-B96 genomic region harbors:
- a CDS encoding universal stress protein: MSDESAEATPQHAVLVGAVPGQPPRVLKEAARYAKLLGSPLVVVHVDVTRFVTYEDPDGYVHSAPLDLNIANGEADLADVTDAATAALDGSGVQWHMRQLVGDPALAIKQLAEQTDARLIVVGTRRRGIGESIREFFTGSVAARLAHRQHRPILVVPLDEPAGDDEDLWPEQ, from the coding sequence ATGTCTGACGAGTCCGCCGAAGCAACGCCCCAGCATGCAGTGCTGGTGGGTGCTGTCCCCGGCCAGCCGCCGCGCGTCTTGAAGGAAGCGGCACGCTACGCCAAGCTGCTGGGTTCCCCGCTTGTGGTGGTGCACGTCGATGTTACGCGATTTGTGACCTACGAGGATCCCGATGGCTACGTGCACTCGGCACCGCTGGATCTGAACATCGCCAACGGCGAGGCAGACCTGGCCGACGTGACCGATGCCGCCACCGCGGCGCTGGACGGATCGGGCGTGCAGTGGCACATGCGTCAGCTGGTCGGGGACCCGGCCCTGGCGATCAAGCAGCTGGCTGAGCAGACCGACGCGCGGCTGATCGTGGTGGGCACCCGTCGGCGCGGGATCGGCGAGTCGATCCGCGAGTTCTTCACCGGCTCGGTCGCCGCGCGCCTCGCGCACCGGCAGCACCGGCCGATCCTCGTCGTGCCGCTGGACGAGCCGGCGGGCGACGACGAGGATCTCTGGCCGGAGCAGTAG
- a CDS encoding MerR family transcriptional regulator, with protein MEWSIQQVARLAGTTSRTLRHYDDIGLLAPTSTGRNGYRHYDQQALVKLQRILLLRELGLGLVQIGEVLARETSQEDALAAHLAWLRQEQDRLTRQITSVESTIEALEGGEQLMAQDMFDGFDHTQYKDEVTERWGASAYAQSDRWWRGLSTADQDDWKQRSMRLATDWTDAAARGVAPESDEAQALAARHVDWLSDVPGAPTAGNLKGYVTGLGEMYVTDPRFSANYGGASGAELVRDALRIYAEHAL; from the coding sequence ATGGAATGGTCCATCCAGCAGGTCGCGCGGCTTGCGGGCACCACGAGTCGCACGCTTCGTCACTACGACGACATCGGGCTGCTTGCGCCGACGAGCACCGGTCGCAACGGCTACCGCCACTACGACCAGCAAGCCCTGGTGAAACTGCAGCGCATTCTGCTGCTGCGCGAGCTGGGGCTGGGCCTGGTGCAGATCGGCGAGGTGCTCGCCCGCGAAACGTCGCAAGAAGACGCTCTCGCCGCCCACCTGGCGTGGCTGCGCCAGGAGCAGGACCGACTGACGCGACAGATCACGTCAGTCGAATCAACCATCGAGGCACTGGAAGGAGGTGAACAACTCATGGCACAAGACATGTTCGACGGCTTCGACCACACGCAGTACAAGGACGAGGTCACCGAGCGCTGGGGCGCGTCGGCGTACGCACAGAGTGATCGCTGGTGGCGCGGCCTGAGCACGGCGGACCAGGACGACTGGAAACAGCGTTCAATGCGATTGGCAACAGACTGGACGGATGCCGCCGCGCGCGGCGTCGCACCGGAGTCCGACGAGGCCCAGGCGCTGGCCGCGCGTCACGTCGACTGGCTGAGCGATGTCCCCGGTGCGCCCACGGCCGGCAACCTCAAGGGATACGTGACCGGCCTCGGCGAGATGTACGTCACCGATCCGCGTTTTAGTGCGAATTACGGCGGTGCATCGGGTGCGGAGTTGGTCCGCGACGCGCTGCGCATCTATGCCGAGCACGCGCTGTAA
- a CDS encoding efflux RND transporter permease subunit codes for MSNLAVLSLKNRALIALVTIVAAVFGGLALTNLKQELIPSIEFPALSVVATYPGASPDVVANDVSTPIETAIQGVPGLESTSATSTTNASIIQASFAYGTDLATAEQKISQAINRIKGQLPESVDPQVFSLSIDDLPVIQLAVTGYDDEAAVQDLLESTVIPDLEDVEGVNAAEVIGGAGQRITITPDQAALAAAGFSQQAISDALEQNGVLFPGGGITEDGQTLTVQTGAKIASIEEIGQLPLVPTEAAQFAAEPVTIADVATVAEEKDPQTSISRVDGEPALTIAVTKLPAANTVDVSTGVLAALPDLEKALEGEAEFTVVFDQAPYIQQSIEALAQEGLLGLVFAVLVILVFLLSVRSTLVTAISIPTSVLITFVGIQAFGYSLNILTLGALTIAIGRVVDDSIVVIENIKRHYVGTADKTRSILLAVREVAAAITASTITTVAVFLPIAFVGDMTGELFRPFALTVTIAMTASLFVSLTIVPVLAYWFLRPGKPLLDADGNQIDPEHPDAPPSRLQKMYLPILRWTLKHSWVTLLLAVLVLAGTAAAAPFMKTNFLGDTGQNTFTMTQDLGPAASLEAKDAAAQTVEDELLEVPGVETVQVSIGSSGSALADAFSGGSSGATFSVTTDPDADQLVVREEVLDVVAGLEDVGTVAVSATGGFGSSDIEIDVTAPDQQTLQEATDAVVTAIDGKDGVEQVTTNLSDSLPYIAVVVDRAAAAALGLSEVAVGALVSGTMQPQQLGTVEIDGTALTVYLAASQTPATLEELRDLQVPSATGPIPLSQIATVEQSQGPTSITTEGGQRTATVSVTPSGDDLTTASTVVNEALADADLPASADATLGGVVSQQQDAFTQLGLAMLAAILIVYIVMVATFKSLRQPLLLLVSVPFAATGAILLQIATGVPLGVASLIGVLMLIGIVVTNAIVLVDLVNQYRVKGLSARDATIAGGARRLRPILMTALATIFALTPMALGITGHGGFISQPLAIVVIGGLISSTFLTLLVLPTLYNLVEGARERRAARRGEPALAGAVADGATDGGGATAPLTRRDRRVQSATITLPVVIPDAPRPTPAAAGGGQDAGDAPATVTEVAAVAPGADVEVADAQVADATTADAPTADAAVDATTADAAVEPGGNRLSALSQAVQPARVGEDVPWSQPQSAEPEAEPADDEASATVVDTAPDPEPAAEDVPDVDAGDEPVVGSADHAEPDADQELDAEPARDEDDRS; via the coding sequence GTGTCGAACCTCGCCGTCCTGAGCCTCAAGAACCGCGCTCTCATCGCCCTCGTGACGATCGTCGCCGCCGTTTTCGGCGGTCTCGCTCTGACCAACCTCAAGCAGGAACTGATCCCCTCGATCGAGTTCCCCGCGCTGTCGGTCGTCGCCACCTACCCCGGCGCCTCGCCGGATGTCGTCGCCAACGACGTGTCGACGCCGATCGAGACCGCCATCCAGGGCGTGCCGGGTCTGGAATCGACCAGCGCGACGAGCACGACGAATGCCTCGATCATCCAGGCGTCGTTCGCGTACGGCACCGACCTGGCCACGGCCGAGCAGAAGATCTCGCAAGCGATCAACCGCATCAAGGGGCAGCTGCCGGAGTCGGTCGACCCGCAGGTGTTCAGCTTGTCGATCGATGACCTCCCGGTCATCCAGCTCGCCGTCACCGGCTACGACGACGAAGCCGCGGTGCAGGATCTGCTGGAATCCACCGTGATTCCGGACCTCGAGGATGTCGAAGGCGTCAACGCCGCCGAGGTGATCGGCGGCGCCGGACAGCGCATCACGATCACTCCCGACCAGGCGGCGCTGGCCGCAGCGGGCTTCTCGCAGCAGGCCATCAGTGACGCGCTCGAGCAGAACGGCGTGCTGTTCCCCGGCGGCGGCATCACCGAGGACGGGCAGACCCTCACGGTGCAGACCGGCGCGAAGATCGCCTCGATCGAGGAGATCGGGCAGCTCCCGCTGGTGCCCACCGAGGCTGCCCAGTTCGCCGCCGAACCCGTCACGATCGCCGATGTCGCCACCGTGGCAGAGGAGAAGGACCCGCAGACGTCGATCTCCCGGGTCGACGGTGAACCGGCGCTGACCATCGCGGTCACCAAGCTCCCGGCGGCCAACACGGTCGACGTGTCCACCGGCGTTCTCGCGGCTCTGCCGGACCTGGAGAAGGCGCTGGAGGGCGAGGCCGAGTTCACGGTCGTCTTCGACCAGGCGCCCTACATCCAGCAGTCGATCGAGGCGCTCGCGCAGGAGGGCCTGCTGGGCCTGGTCTTCGCGGTGCTGGTCATCCTGGTGTTCCTGCTGTCAGTGCGCTCGACACTGGTCACCGCCATCTCGATCCCCACCAGCGTGCTGATCACGTTCGTCGGCATCCAGGCGTTCGGTTACTCGCTGAACATCCTGACCCTCGGCGCCTTGACGATCGCGATCGGGCGGGTCGTCGACGACTCGATCGTCGTGATCGAGAACATCAAGCGCCATTACGTCGGCACCGCCGACAAGACGCGCTCCATCCTGCTTGCGGTGCGTGAGGTGGCCGCGGCCATCACGGCATCCACCATCACGACCGTCGCGGTGTTCCTGCCCATCGCCTTCGTCGGCGACATGACCGGAGAGCTGTTCCGCCCCTTCGCGCTGACCGTGACGATCGCGATGACCGCGTCGCTGTTCGTGTCGCTGACGATCGTGCCGGTGCTGGCCTACTGGTTCCTGCGCCCCGGCAAGCCGCTGCTGGACGCCGACGGCAACCAGATCGACCCCGAGCACCCTGACGCACCGCCGTCGCGTCTGCAGAAGATGTACCTGCCGATCCTGCGGTGGACCCTCAAGCACTCGTGGGTGACGCTGCTGCTGGCCGTGCTGGTGCTGGCGGGCACCGCGGCTGCTGCGCCGTTCATGAAGACGAACTTCCTCGGCGACACCGGTCAGAACACCTTCACGATGACGCAGGACCTGGGTCCGGCGGCATCGCTGGAGGCCAAGGACGCCGCCGCGCAGACCGTCGAGGACGAGCTGCTGGAGGTCCCCGGCGTCGAAACGGTGCAGGTGTCGATCGGCTCCAGTGGTTCGGCCCTGGCCGACGCCTTCTCGGGCGGCTCCAGCGGTGCGACGTTCTCCGTCACGACCGACCCCGACGCCGACCAGCTGGTCGTGCGTGAAGAGGTGCTCGACGTCGTGGCCGGACTCGAGGACGTCGGCACGGTGGCCGTCTCGGCCACCGGCGGCTTCGGATCCAGCGACATCGAGATCGACGTCACCGCCCCCGACCAGCAGACGCTGCAGGAGGCGACGGATGCCGTCGTGACGGCGATCGACGGCAAGGACGGCGTCGAGCAGGTCACCACGAACCTGTCGGACTCGCTGCCCTACATCGCCGTCGTGGTCGACCGCGCCGCCGCCGCGGCCCTCGGCCTGTCGGAGGTCGCCGTCGGCGCACTGGTATCGGGCACCATGCAGCCGCAGCAGCTGGGCACCGTCGAAATCGACGGCACCGCGCTGACGGTCTACCTCGCCGCCTCCCAGACCCCGGCCACCCTCGAGGAGCTGCGCGACCTGCAGGTCCCCTCGGCCACCGGCCCCATCCCGCTGTCTCAGATCGCGACGGTGGAACAGAGTCAGGGCCCGACGTCGATCACGACCGAAGGCGGCCAGCGCACCGCGACGGTGAGCGTCACGCCCTCCGGTGATGACCTCACCACCGCCTCGACCGTGGTCAACGAGGCCCTCGCCGACGCCGATCTGCCCGCTTCGGCCGATGCGACCCTCGGTGGCGTGGTCTCGCAGCAGCAGGACGCGTTCACGCAGCTGGGCCTGGCGATGCTCGCCGCGATCCTCATCGTCTACATCGTCATGGTGGCGACCTTCAAGTCGTTGCGTCAGCCGCTGTTGCTGCTGGTCTCGGTGCCGTTCGCGGCGACCGGGGCGATCCTGCTGCAGATCGCCACCGGCGTGCCGCTCGGAGTGGCATCCCTCATCGGTGTGCTCATGCTCATCGGCATCGTGGTGACCAACGCGATCGTGCTGGTGGACCTGGTCAACCAGTACCGCGTGAAGGGGCTCTCCGCCCGTGACGCCACGATCGCCGGCGGGGCACGCCGCCTCCGGCCGATCCTCATGACGGCGCTGGCGACCATCTTCGCCCTCACCCCGATGGCGCTGGGCATCACCGGCCACGGCGGGTTCATCTCGCAGCCGCTGGCCATCGTCGTGATCGGCGGGCTCATCTCGTCGACCTTCCTGACGCTGCTCGTGCTGCCGACGCTGTACAACCTCGTGGAGGGTGCGCGCGAGCGTCGCGCGGCCCGTCGTGGTGAGCCGGCCCTCGCCGGCGCCGTCGCCGACGGGGCTACCGATGGCGGCGGCGCGACTGCGCCGCTGACGCGTCGGGACCGCCGGGTGCAGAGCGCCACCATCACCCTCCCGGTCGTCATCCCCGACGCGCCCCGCCCGACCCCGGCCGCTGCCGGTGGCGGTCAGGATGCCGGTGACGCCCCGGCGACCGTGACGGAGGTGGCTGCTGTCGCTCCGGGCGCCGATGTGGAGGTGGCGGACGCGCAGGTTGCGGACGCTACGACCGCGGACGCGCCGACCGCGGACGCGGCCGTGGACGCCACGACCGCGGATGCGGCCGTAGAGCCCGGGGGTAACCGCCTGTCGGCGCTGTCGCAGGCGGTGCAGCCGGCTCGCGTCGGCGAGGACGTGCCGTGGTCGCAGCCGCAGTCCGCCGAGCCCGAGGCCGAGCCCGCGGACGACGAGGCTTCCGCTACGGTCGTGGACACTGCGCCCGATCCGGAGCCCGCGGCCGAGGACGTGCCCGACGTGGACGCCGGCGACGAGCCCGTCGTCGGGTCCGCCGACCACGCGGAGCCGGACGCCGACCAGGAGCTCGACGCCGAACCCGCGCGCGACGAGGACGACCGCAGCTGA
- a CDS encoding aldose 1-epimerase family protein, translating to MSSHTPYDPTGRRFTVHSGETVAEIAQVGGALRAFQVGGVDLVPRYPDHTPTPAASGVVLVPWPNRVRDGRWTQHGVTHQLALSEPKTGSASHGLLRYTGYQPVEYTEDAITLGADVYPQTGYPFYIATEVTYAVTDISLTVTHRLINLGEDPAPVALGAHPYFCIGDVPTAQLSVQLDAATRFELDDRLLPVAEVPVDDATDLRSPRLLGDLDLNTGYGSIARDDEDCVHTLLTAPDGRVLDVWAGTGFDYLQLFITDRYPDQPIAIAIEPMTAPADAFNSGEGLRWLAPGEQWQLQWGATYRTP from the coding sequence ATGAGCAGTCACACGCCGTACGATCCGACCGGCCGCAGGTTCACCGTGCACAGCGGTGAGACCGTCGCCGAGATCGCCCAGGTCGGCGGCGCGTTGCGGGCGTTCCAGGTGGGCGGAGTGGACCTCGTGCCCCGCTATCCCGACCACACCCCCACCCCCGCGGCATCCGGCGTGGTGCTCGTCCCGTGGCCCAACCGCGTGCGCGACGGCCGGTGGACGCAGCACGGCGTGACCCACCAGCTCGCGCTCAGCGAGCCGAAGACCGGCAGCGCCTCACACGGCCTGCTGCGCTACACCGGCTACCAGCCGGTGGAGTACACCGAGGACGCCATCACCCTCGGAGCCGATGTGTACCCGCAGACCGGATACCCGTTCTACATCGCCACCGAGGTGACGTATGCCGTCACCGACATCTCCCTCACCGTCACGCACCGTCTCATCAACCTCGGCGAGGACCCTGCGCCCGTCGCGCTGGGCGCACATCCGTACTTCTGCATCGGCGACGTCCCGACGGCGCAGCTGTCGGTGCAACTGGATGCCGCGACGCGCTTCGAACTCGACGACCGGCTGCTTCCGGTGGCCGAGGTCCCCGTCGACGACGCCACCGACCTGCGCTCACCCCGGCTGCTGGGCGACCTGGATCTGAACACCGGGTACGGCTCGATCGCCCGCGACGACGAGGACTGCGTGCACACGCTGCTCACGGCGCCCGACGGGCGGGTGCTCGACGTCTGGGCCGGCACCGGATTCGACTACCTGCAGCTGTTCATCACCGACCGCTACCCGGACCAGCCGATCGCGATCGCGATCGAGCCCATGACAGCCCCCGCCGATGCGTTCAACTCCGGCGAGGGGCTGCGATGGCTGGCACCGGGTGAGCAGTGGCAGCTGCAGTGGGGTGCGACCTACCGCACCCCCTGA
- a CDS encoding DUF4097 domain-containing protein, giving the protein MTLEKWIIHPGETRVIDIEGVRTLKVGLVGGQIDVVAHDEPGVRVEVHGVTVKDLRIEVSGDLLEIDHAQLRWDNFLEVFRNFGAGGPKAEISVAVPRRLGLTLGVVSASALVAGLQTNAKLNTVSGDILVDGLVGDVSINAVSGDTQVRGLQGALTANSVSGDVAASGSLRRATVDTVSGAMLIDSAGPTEAVNINTVAGNATLRLDPNRPTNYAVRSVSGNVLIDGITRSGGGGVGVNYAGSVGELSGSFADVRAHTVSGDVTVLRRTDAVASDSPAAIPEPEEW; this is encoded by the coding sequence ATGACCCTCGAGAAGTGGATCATCCACCCGGGAGAAACCCGCGTCATCGACATCGAAGGAGTCCGCACACTCAAAGTCGGCCTCGTCGGCGGACAGATCGATGTCGTCGCGCACGACGAACCGGGGGTGCGCGTCGAAGTCCACGGCGTCACCGTCAAAGACCTGCGCATCGAGGTGTCCGGCGACCTCCTCGAAATCGACCACGCACAGCTGCGGTGGGACAACTTCCTCGAAGTGTTCCGCAACTTCGGGGCCGGCGGCCCGAAGGCCGAGATCAGTGTCGCCGTCCCCCGTCGCCTGGGCCTCACCCTCGGCGTCGTCAGCGCCAGCGCGCTCGTGGCGGGCCTGCAGACCAACGCCAAGCTCAACACCGTGTCCGGCGACATCCTCGTCGACGGGCTCGTCGGCGACGTCTCGATCAACGCCGTCTCCGGCGATACGCAGGTGCGAGGGCTGCAGGGCGCGCTGACCGCCAACAGCGTCTCCGGCGACGTCGCGGCATCCGGATCGCTGCGCAGAGCCACGGTCGACACCGTCTCCGGTGCCATGCTGATCGACTCCGCCGGCCCCACCGAGGCCGTCAACATCAACACCGTCGCCGGCAACGCGACGCTGCGCCTGGACCCGAACCGCCCGACCAACTACGCCGTCCGCAGCGTCAGCGGCAATGTCCTCATCGACGGCATCACCCGCTCGGGCGGCGGCGGCGTGGGCGTCAACTACGCCGGATCGGTCGGCGAGCTGAGCGGCTCGTTCGCCGACGTGCGCGCCCACACCGTGTCGGGCGACGTGACGGTGCTGCGTCGAACGGATGCCGTCGCGTCCGATTCCCCGGCCGCGATCCCCGAGCCGGAGGAGTGGTGA
- a CDS encoding CrcB family protein: MNHWEMLTLVGAGGVGAGARYVVDAVVMRGRTDVFPLGVLIVNVSGSALLGFLVGLGAVVAPAWVAILAVGLLGGFTTFSTVSVDSALLAQRGRRDWAVVNLAATLGLAVLAAAIGMVIGGLVP, encoded by the coding sequence ATGAACCACTGGGAGATGCTCACGCTCGTCGGCGCCGGCGGGGTCGGCGCGGGCGCCCGCTACGTGGTGGATGCCGTCGTGATGCGCGGGCGCACCGACGTGTTCCCGCTCGGCGTCCTCATCGTCAACGTCAGCGGCTCCGCTCTGCTGGGATTCCTCGTCGGTCTGGGCGCCGTCGTCGCCCCTGCGTGGGTGGCGATCCTGGCGGTGGGCCTGCTCGGCGGCTTCACCACCTTCAGCACGGTCAGCGTCGATTCGGCGCTGCTGGCACAGCGGGGCCGGCGCGACTGGGCCGTGGTCAATCTCGCAGCGACCCTGGGGCTGGCCGTCCTGGCCGCCGCGATCGGGATGGTCATCGGGGGCCTCGTTCCCTGA
- a CDS encoding DNA topoisomerase IB — translation MARLRRVRPAADAGIRRVRSGSGFRYLDDRGKAVGDEDRERIRALVIPPAWRDVWISAAPNGHIQAIGVDDADRTQYLYHPDWAPKRDKGKYARALQLAEALPRARGRVTAALRQEGLDRERVLAAAFRLLDQAAVRIGSERHLARTGNRGLTTLQRRHATVVAPVVSLGFPGKSGKRQLIELEDADLAAVMSLLSAGRPGSPLLSWEKGRRRVPLAPHEVNAYVRVLTGGDFTAKDFRTLRGTIIAADALARIGTVDTKRDRKRAEVIAVQRAADALGNTPSVARGSYVDPRVFNRYKKGRLLDTSVSPESAIRALILPQLP, via the coding sequence GTGGCGCGGCTTCGGCGCGTGCGACCTGCGGCGGATGCCGGCATCCGCCGCGTCCGATCCGGGTCGGGGTTCCGCTATCTCGACGATCGAGGCAAAGCCGTCGGCGACGAGGACCGCGAACGGATCCGGGCGCTGGTCATCCCGCCGGCCTGGCGGGACGTGTGGATCAGCGCCGCACCCAACGGGCACATCCAGGCCATCGGCGTCGACGACGCCGACCGCACGCAGTACCTGTACCACCCTGATTGGGCCCCCAAGCGGGACAAGGGGAAGTACGCCCGAGCCCTGCAGCTGGCCGAGGCGCTGCCGCGTGCCCGGGGGCGGGTGACGGCCGCGCTGCGGCAGGAGGGCCTGGATCGCGAGCGGGTGCTCGCGGCGGCGTTCCGGCTGCTGGATCAGGCGGCGGTGCGCATCGGCTCGGAACGGCATCTCGCTCGCACCGGCAACCGGGGCCTGACGACGTTGCAGCGCCGGCACGCGACGGTCGTGGCACCGGTCGTCTCGCTGGGCTTTCCGGGCAAGAGCGGCAAACGCCAGCTGATCGAGCTGGAAGACGCTGATCTTGCCGCCGTGATGAGCCTGCTCTCGGCGGGCAGACCCGGCTCGCCGCTGTTGTCGTGGGAGAAGGGCCGACGGCGGGTGCCGCTGGCGCCGCACGAGGTGAACGCGTACGTCCGCGTGCTCACCGGCGGGGACTTCACGGCGAAGGACTTCCGCACCCTTCGTGGCACGATCATCGCCGCCGACGCGCTGGCGCGCATCGGCACTGTCGACACCAAACGCGACCGAAAGCGGGCGGAGGTGATCGCGGTGCAGCGCGCCGCGGATGCCCTCGGCAACACCCCGTCCGTCGCGCGTGGCTCCTACGTCGACCCCCGCGTGTTCAACCGCTATAAGAAGGGCCGATTGCTGGACACCTCCGTCTCACCGGAATCGGCGATCCGCGCACTGATTCTGCCGCAGCTTCCCTAG
- a CDS encoding PadR family transcriptional regulator — translation MTPVFSHGDLRLYLLSLLDESPRHGYDLIQALSDRTGGTYTPSAGTVYPRLAKLEEEGLVTKSVDGRKTVYQITEAGRAEVASRSGDLEGIEAGLTDSVRLIADEVRGSVREAMRSLQADLAAAAQTERSTASQPVADDARTLSREQLHRADTALTEFRAQVRGDLRTHVARGGTISPAIVNDLIATLEDAAREVIRALRD, via the coding sequence ATGACCCCGGTGTTCTCGCACGGCGACCTGCGTCTGTACCTGCTGAGCCTGCTCGACGAGTCGCCGCGTCACGGCTACGACCTCATCCAGGCCCTGTCCGACCGCACCGGCGGCACCTACACGCCCAGTGCTGGCACGGTGTACCCGCGACTTGCCAAGTTGGAGGAGGAGGGACTCGTCACGAAGTCGGTCGACGGCCGTAAGACCGTCTACCAGATCACTGAAGCAGGGCGGGCCGAAGTAGCCTCCCGATCCGGGGATCTGGAGGGTATCGAAGCCGGTCTCACCGACAGCGTGCGCCTGATCGCCGACGAGGTCCGCGGCAGCGTGCGTGAGGCGATGCGGAGTCTGCAGGCCGACCTCGCCGCGGCCGCTCAGACCGAGCGCAGCACGGCGTCGCAGCCGGTCGCCGACGACGCCCGCACGCTCAGCCGCGAACAGCTGCACCGAGCGGACACGGCGCTGACCGAGTTCCGCGCACAGGTGCGTGGCGACCTGCGCACCCACGTTGCGCGGGGTGGGACGATTTCCCCCGCGATCGTCAACGACCTCATCGCGACGCTGGAGGACGCCGCCCGCGAGGTCATCCGAGCACTGCGGGACTGA
- a CDS encoding CrcB family protein has protein sequence MARFSWVTLVVVIFGGALGVAVRAVLVVPWGPGVHPLVLPAITMLVNVAGSFLLGLIAGRLGPRRPRLRAFLGTGVLGGFTTYSAFAVQTVQVFGAAPVTGLLLAAVAVLGGVAAAAWGLVIGRRKATVPEEVGG, from the coding sequence GTGGCGCGGTTCTCATGGGTGACGCTCGTGGTGGTCATCTTCGGCGGTGCGCTCGGCGTCGCCGTGCGCGCGGTGCTCGTGGTGCCGTGGGGTCCGGGGGTGCACCCCCTCGTCTTGCCCGCCATCACGATGCTGGTCAACGTCGCCGGGTCCTTCCTGCTGGGCCTCATCGCGGGCAGGCTCGGCCCGCGGCGGCCGCGGCTGCGTGCCTTCCTCGGCACCGGCGTGCTGGGCGGGTTCACCACCTACAGCGCGTTCGCGGTGCAGACAGTGCAGGTCTTCGGCGCGGCGCCGGTGACCGGGCTGCTGCTGGCAGCGGTCGCGGTGCTCGGCGGAGTGGCCGCTGCGGCATGGGGGCTCGTGATCGGGCGGCGGAAGGCGACCGTTCCCGAGGAGGTCGGCGGATGA